One stretch of Candidatus Angelobacter sp. DNA includes these proteins:
- the glgA gene encoding glycogen synthase GlgA → MKILIASSEVHPYSKTGGLADMVGALAKSLARAGLQVDCVTPLHRGIREKFPDIHPFDWRMDLPLGVDLVSARLFKRDWIPGLTVYFVDQPAFFQRDALYQEAGVDYPDNAERFIFFSKCIVHLARYLPSQPELIHLHDWQVALVPLLVKHQRETEGWGSAPATCLTIHNLAYQGVFPRSAYDLTNLPDKYFSPDGVEFYGRLNCLKAGICYADAITTVSPRYAREITTETFGCGLDGVLRKRQRSLVGILNGVDYSEWNTDKNPHLRNHFTVRDLQGKDAEKLSLQMDLGLPHAARTPLFGSITRLVDQKGSDILLAALEEMLSADMQFVLLGSGSPILEKAFQDLARRHRGKVAVKIGYDHALSHRIEAASDFYLMPSRFEPCGLNQMYSLRYGTIPVVRTTGGLDDSVIDLTEDLERANGIKFYGYSSRALAKAIRKALALYDAQELFRRIQTNGMSVDFSWQRTSEEYVAVYHQALEAEKKNGSHPTLEK, encoded by the coding sequence GTGAAAATTCTGATTGCCAGCAGCGAGGTGCATCCGTATTCGAAAACCGGAGGGCTCGCCGACATGGTGGGAGCACTTGCCAAGTCTCTGGCCAGAGCAGGACTGCAGGTTGACTGCGTGACACCGCTCCACCGGGGAATTCGGGAGAAGTTCCCGGACATTCATCCCTTTGACTGGCGCATGGATCTGCCATTGGGAGTTGACCTGGTCTCGGCGAGGCTCTTCAAGCGCGACTGGATTCCTGGCCTCACTGTCTATTTCGTGGATCAACCCGCATTTTTTCAACGGGACGCGCTATATCAGGAAGCCGGGGTCGATTACCCCGACAATGCTGAGCGTTTCATTTTCTTTTCCAAGTGCATCGTTCACCTGGCGCGCTACCTGCCATCGCAACCTGAGCTGATCCATCTGCACGACTGGCAGGTCGCGCTGGTACCGCTGCTGGTCAAACACCAGCGCGAAACTGAAGGGTGGGGGAGCGCCCCGGCAACCTGTCTGACCATCCACAATCTTGCCTACCAGGGCGTATTTCCCCGCTCCGCATACGATCTGACCAATCTCCCCGACAAATACTTCAGTCCGGATGGCGTGGAGTTTTACGGTCGCTTGAATTGTTTGAAGGCGGGCATCTGCTATGCGGACGCGATCACAACGGTCAGTCCCCGCTATGCACGCGAGATTACAACCGAGACATTTGGCTGTGGACTCGACGGAGTTCTGCGTAAACGACAGCGGTCGCTGGTTGGCATCCTGAACGGTGTCGATTATTCGGAATGGAATACCGACAAAAATCCACACCTGCGAAATCATTTCACGGTTCGCGACCTGCAGGGCAAGGATGCTGAAAAACTTTCCCTTCAGATGGATCTTGGCCTGCCCCATGCCGCCCGGACACCCCTGTTTGGCAGCATCACCCGGCTCGTGGACCAGAAAGGAAGCGATATTCTATTGGCGGCGTTGGAAGAAATGCTGTCTGCGGACATGCAATTCGTCCTCCTCGGCAGTGGGTCACCGATTCTTGAAAAAGCCTTTCAAGATCTCGCCCGACGGCATCGCGGCAAAGTCGCGGTCAAAATCGGTTACGACCACGCGTTGTCACATCGAATCGAGGCCGCCAGTGATTTTTATCTGATGCCGTCCCGCTTCGAACCCTGCGGCTTGAATCAAATGTACAGCCTGCGTTACGGGACCATTCCCGTTGTCCGGACCACGGGCGGGCTTGACGATTCCGTGATCGATCTCACGGAGGATCTGGAGCGCGCCAACGGAATAAAATTCTACGGTTACTCCTCCCGCGCTCTCGCCAAAGCGATCCGCAAAGCGCTGGCGCTTTACGATGCGCAGGAGTTGTTCCGCCGAATTCAGACCAACGGTATGTCTGTCGATTTTTCCTGGCAGCGGACGTCCGAGGAATATGTTGCGGTCTATCACCAGGCACTGGAAGCGGAAAAAAAGAACGGTTCGCACCCAACGCTAGAGAAATAA